The following proteins come from a genomic window of Macadamia integrifolia cultivar HAES 741 chromosome 14, SCU_Mint_v3, whole genome shotgun sequence:
- the LOC122061728 gene encoding 14 kDa proline-rich protein DC2.15-like codes for MANKISVAAIFYLFLFGGLASACEPCKPKPKPPPKAPPVNPFCPKDTLKLGICIDLLGVVNVVVGTPPSSKCCSLLQGLADLEAAVCLCTVIKENVAARVGRKMLVMYGA; via the exons ATGGCTAACAAGATATCTGTTGCAGCTATATTTTATCTCTTCTTGTTTGGAGGCTTAGCTAGTGCTTGTGAACCCTGCAAGCCTAAGCCCAAACCTCCTCCTAAGGCTCCTCCAGTGAACCCCTTCTGCCCCAAAGACACCTTGAAGCTTGGCATCTGCATCGACTTGCTTGGAGTAGTGAATGTGGTAGTCGGGACACCACCTTCGAGCAAGTGTTGCTCGTTGCTCCAAGGGCTGGCTGACCTTGAAGCTGCCGTCTGCCTTTGCACTGTCATTAAAGAGAATGTAGCAG CTAGAGTTGGTCGCAAG ATGTTGGTTATGTATGGTGCTTGA